Proteins encoded by one window of Cylindrospermum stagnale PCC 7417:
- a CDS encoding DEAD/DEAH box helicase, protein MNLSFQELGISQERVEQLEKIGFTEPTNIQVQAIPILLAGRDVVGQSQTGTGKTAAFSLPILERLDINQRAVQALVLTPTRELAMQVHDAIAQFIGDEGLRVLAIYGGQSIDRQMMQLKRGVHMVVGTPGRVIDLLDRGCLKLDQVKWFVLDEADEMLSMGFIDDVIKILSQAPVDRQTALFSATMPPSIRSLVNKFLRSPATVTVEHPKASPNKINQVAYLIPRHWTKAKALQPILEMEDPETALIFVRTRRTAAELTNQLQAAGHSVDEYHGDLSQQARERLLSRFRNRQVRWVVATDIAARGLDVDQLSHVINYDLPDSVETYVHRIGRTGRAGKEGTAISLVQPFERRKQQTFERHNRQTWQVLTIPTRAQIEARHIMKLQGQVAEALTGERLASFLPIISELIEKYDAQAIAAAALQIAYDQTRPAWLQTEDVPVEDNSPTPKPKLGKRRESSGEYPRGGGGDRDRNRSWSKSDNNGDGDRRSSGSPKPKLRTTNSRDAYPSPNNQKLGSPTVRE, encoded by the coding sequence ATGAATCTTTCGTTTCAAGAATTAGGTATTTCCCAGGAACGTGTTGAGCAATTAGAAAAAATCGGCTTTACCGAACCCACCAATATCCAAGTCCAAGCTATTCCCATATTGCTGGCGGGTCGTGATGTCGTAGGTCAATCCCAAACTGGAACCGGCAAAACCGCAGCATTTTCGCTGCCAATTTTAGAGCGGCTGGATATTAATCAAAGAGCCGTGCAAGCCTTAGTTTTAACCCCGACTCGTGAATTAGCAATGCAAGTTCACGATGCGATCGCCCAATTTATTGGCGATGAAGGTTTACGGGTATTAGCAATTTACGGTGGTCAATCAATTGACCGCCAAATGATGCAACTCAAACGTGGCGTTCACATGGTTGTGGGCACCCCAGGACGGGTAATCGATTTACTAGATCGCGGCTGTCTGAAGCTTGATCAAGTGAAGTGGTTTGTCTTAGATGAAGCTGATGAAATGTTGAGCATGGGCTTTATCGACGACGTGATTAAAATCCTGTCTCAAGCCCCTGTAGACCGCCAAACAGCTTTATTCTCGGCGACAATGCCGCCGTCGATTCGCTCCTTGGTCAACAAGTTTTTGCGATCGCCAGCGACTGTTACCGTTGAACATCCCAAAGCCTCACCCAACAAAATCAATCAGGTAGCTTACCTGATTCCCCGCCACTGGACAAAAGCCAAAGCCTTACAGCCAATTCTGGAAATGGAAGATCCAGAAACAGCTTTAATCTTTGTTCGCACCAGACGCACAGCAGCGGAACTTACCAATCAATTACAAGCCGCTGGACACAGTGTTGATGAATACCACGGTGACTTGTCTCAACAAGCGCGGGAACGCTTATTAAGCCGATTCCGAAACCGTCAGGTGCGCTGGGTGGTAGCAACTGATATTGCGGCACGGGGATTAGATGTTGATCAACTGTCTCACGTAATCAACTACGACTTACCCGATAGCGTCGAAACCTACGTCCACCGTATTGGCCGGACTGGTCGTGCTGGTAAAGAAGGAACAGCGATTTCTCTAGTACAACCATTTGAGCGCCGCAAACAGCAGACATTTGAACGTCATAACCGCCAAACTTGGCAAGTGTTGACAATTCCGACAAGGGCGCAAATTGAAGCCCGCCACATCATGAAATTGCAAGGACAGGTAGCTGAAGCTTTGACAGGCGAACGCCTAGCTTCATTCTTGCCCATTATCAGCGAATTGATTGAAAAATACGATGCTCAAGCGATCGCAGCTGCGGCATTGCAAATCGCTTATGATCAAACCCGTCCTGCTTGGTTGCAAACAGAAGATGTGCCTGTAGAGGATAATTCCCCAACTCCCAAACCCAAATTGGGCAAGCGCCGTGAGTCTTCTGGCGAATATCCACGAGGTGGCGGTGGCGATCGCGATCGTAATCGCTCTTGGTCTAAATCAGACAACAACGGAGATGGCGACAGACGCAGCAGTGGAAGTCCCAAGCCCAAATTGCGGACAACAAACAGCCGCGATGCTTATCCATCACCTAACAATCAAAAGCTAGGTTCACCTACAGTCAGAGAATAG